In one Hoplias malabaricus isolate fHopMal1 chromosome X1, fHopMal1.hap1, whole genome shotgun sequence genomic region, the following are encoded:
- the LOC136675856 gene encoding dnaJ homolog subfamily C member 30, mitochondrial-like codes for MYRVACCVNRSVLLAPCSSRIQKAECFGSYCTVLLLTGRQSQPRPWVILTQSCNWSSNQSYDVSLHMSKTAYYDILEVSPTATQTQIKTAYYKQSFLYHPDKNAGSEEATKRFAQISEAYSVLGSVGLRKKYDRGILSSADVQAAGRPSGKQSSATSPSTGQQHSGQKSTRPVSSATVGGKPVFDFDAFYQAHYGEQLQREQALRRWRKQYERKREKEFSTWKLDRMMGMVVGLLLAAGYVVVGSFKT; via the exons ATGTACAGAGTGGCATGTTGTGTGAACAGAAGTGTCCTTCTGGCACCATGTTCCTCCAGAATACAGAAGGCTGAGTGCTTCGGGTCTTATTGTACAGTACTGCTGCTGACGGGTAGACAGTCACAGCCTCGCCCCTGGGTCATTTTAACACAAAGCTGCAACTGGAGCAGCAACCAAAGCTATGATGTCTCACTCCACATGAGCAAGACTGCGTATTACGACATCCTCGAG GTGTCTCCCACTGCCACTCAAACCCAGATCAAGACAGCATACTACAAGCAGTCTTTCCTCTATCATCCAGACAAGAACGCAGGGAGTGAGGAGGCCACAAAGCGCTTTGCTCAGATCAGCGAGGCCTACAGCGTGCTGGGCAGTGTGGGACTAAGGAAGAAGTACGACCGCGGCATCCTGAGCTCAGCAGACGTCCAGGCTGCAGGAAGACCCTCAGGAAAACAGTCTTCAGCCACTTCTCCCTCCACAGGCCAGCAGCACTCGGGTCAGAAGAGCACTCGGCCTGTATCCAGCGCCACGGTGGGAGGGAAACCCGTTTTTGACTTTGATGCTTTTTACCAGGCACATTACGGAGAGCAGCTGCAGAGAGAGCAAGCCCTGCGCCGCTGGAGGAAACAATATGAACGGAAGCGGGAGAAAGAATTCAGCACCTGGAAGCTGGATAGGATGATGGGGATGGTAGTCGGGTTGCTGCTGGCTGCGGGCTATGTTGTCGTTGGCAGCTTCAAAACTTGA
- the LOC136675752 gene encoding SH2B adapter protein 2-like isoform X1, producing MNGCGAPSSPELSSSCPPPDWKEFCELHARASAADFAHKFQRFLCENPCYDSPGADASFSQHFARHFLDCFAAALSQAREPGSPGSAPKYSIVPFAGLRSCPPPYGNNLYQRRKDAGASSESLDSMDSIGGGGGGPGGGTAPHKVSTLGQSRSSEDISLGHHHHPKARFKKGFSLRNMSLCVMDGVREIWHRRASPEGDRKANANGGGATGHDRWSQKLRLPRGSQTHRGAEMLEIQREGALRYMVADDTNCVGAAQWQKCRLLLRKTAANSDGGEKFLLEFYVPPKSSKPKVSIPLSAIVEVRTTMPLEMPDKDNTFVLKVENGGEYILETIDSLQKNSWVADIQDCIDPGDSGDDIELASCPHGQPSKEFSMVASCSCELLSEGVHRAPERLSTADHYSAPAVRCRELPFTQHPSHVPLERFLQSPEAQSVSQSPGGPGDPPGELEGYGSLVGYPWFHGTLSRVRAAQLVLAGGARSHGLFVIRQSETRPGEYVLTFNFQGKAKHLRLSVNENGQCHVHHLWFQTVCDMLRHFHAHPIPLESGGSADITLRSYVQVQCSPTDVPHIPAPLRELPTCRTEISQLSHHPLPGIPQPPVATSSDGPLSSSSSSSPTAPPPGGAIGGLHSRSNSAERLLEPPAASPEEYHDSDGTRRTRAVENQYSFY from the exons ATGAATGGCTGTGGGGCTCCCAGCAGCCCAGAGCTCTCCTCCTCGTGCCCGCCGCCCGATTGGAAGGAGTTCTGCGAGCTGCACGCCCGCGCCTCCGCTGCCGACTTCGCGCACAAGTTCCAGCGCTTCCTCTGCGAAAACCCATGCTACGACTCACCGGGCGCTGACGCCAGCTTCTCGCAGCACTTTGCCCGCCACTTCCTGGACTGTTTTGCTGCTGCCCTCAGCCAGGCGCGGGAACCAGGCTCTCCGGGCTCCGCCCCCAAGTATAGCATTGTGCCGTTTGCGGGTCTCCGTAGCTGCCCTCCGCCTTACGGCAACAACCTCTACCAGCGACGCAAGGACGCCGGCGCCTCCAGCGAGTCACTGGACAGCATGGACAGCAtagggggtggaggtggagggccTGGGGGAGGCACTGCCCCCCACAAGGTTTCCACACTGGGCCAGTCCCGAAGCTCAGAGGACATTTCTTTGGGTCACCACCACCATCCAAAAGCCCGCTTCAAGAAGGGCTTCTCGTTGCGTAACATGAGCCTGTGTGTGATGGATGGTGTCCGGGAGATCTGGCACCGCCGGGCATCTCCCGAGGGTGACAGGAAAGCTAATGCTAACGGAGGGGGCGCAACAGGGCATGACCGCTGGAGCCAGAAGTTGAGGTTGCCACGTGGTTCACAGACCCACCGGGGAGCCGAAATGCTGGAGATCCAGAGAGAGGGGGCGCTGCGGTACATGGTAGCTGATGACACCAACTGTGTGGGGGCTGCACAGTGGCAGAAGTGCCGTCTACTGCTCCGGAAAACTGCCGCCAACTCGGACGGAGGGGAGAAATTCTTGCTCGAGTTCTATGTGCCGCCTAAG TCATCCAAGCCCAAAGTGAGCATTCCTCTGTCGGCCATCGTGGAGGTCAGGACCACGATGCCTCTGGAGATGCCGGACAAAGACAATACTTTTGTGCTGAAG GTGGAAAACGGCGGCGAATACATCCTGGAGACCATCGACTCCCTGCAGAAGAACTCATGGGTCGCAGACATCCAGGACTGCATAGACCCCGG ggaCAGTGGTGATGACATTGAGCTGGCGTCATGTCCACATGGACAACCTTCCAAAGAATTCTCCATGGTGGCCTCCTGCAGCTGTGAGCTCTTGTCTGAAG gTGTACACCGGGCTCCTGAGAGATTGTCTACTGCTGATCATTACAGTGCCCCAGCTGTCCGCTGTAGGGAACTACCCTTCACTCAGCACCCTTCTCATGTGCCCTTGGAGCGGTTCCTCCAGTCTCCAGAGGCTCAGAGTGTTAGTCAATCACCAG GAGGTCCGGGCGACCCCCCGGGAGAGCTAGAGGGTTACGGCAGTCTGGTGGGTTACCCATGGTTTCATGGGACGCTATCACGAGTTCGAGCGGCTCAGCTCGTGCTGGCAGGTGGTGCTCGGAGCCACGGACTCTTCGTAATCCGTCAGAGTGAGACACGGCCAGGAGAATACGTCCTCACATTTAACTTTCAGGGCAAAGCCAAG CACCTGCGCTTGTCTGTGAATGAGAATGGTCAGTGCCACGTGCATCACCTCTGGTTCCAGACAGTGTGTGACATGCTGAGACACTTCCACGCTCACCCCATCCCTCTGGAGTCTGGAGGCTCCGCAGACATCACTCTCCGCTCCTACGTCCAGGTCCAGTGCAGCCCCACAG ATGTACCCCACATTCCTGCTCCACTTCGTGAGCTTCCCACCTGCAGGACAGAAATCTCTCAGCTGAGCCACCATCCCCTCCCTGGCATCCCGCAGCCTCCAGTCGCCACCTCATCCGATGGCCCACTTTCCTCCAGCTCCTCATCATCCCCAACAGCCCCACCACCAGGGGGTGCAATAGGAGGCCTCCACAGCCGGAGTAACAGTGCTGAAAGGCTGCTGGAGCCCCCTGCTGCCAGCCCAGAGGAGTATCATGACAGTGATGGCACACGGAGGACAAGAGCTGTGGAGAACCAGTACTCCTTCTACTGA
- the LOC136675752 gene encoding SH2B adapter protein 2-like isoform X2 has protein sequence MNGCGAPSSPELSSSCPPPDWKEFCELHARASAADFAHKFQRFLCENPCYDSPGADASFSQHFARHFLDCFAAALSQAREPGSPGSAPKYSIVPFAGLRSCPPPYGNNLYQRRKDAGASSESLDSMDSIGGGGGGPGGGTAPHKVSTLGQSRSSEDISLGHHHHPKARFKKGFSLRNMSLCVMDGVREIWHRRASPEGDRKANANGGGATGHDRWSQKLRLPRGSQTHRGAEMLEIQREGALRYMVADDTNCVGAAQWQKCRLLLRKTAANSDGGEKFLLEFYVPPKSSKPKVSIPLSAIVEVRTTMPLEMPDKDNTFVLKVENGGEYILETIDSLQKNSWVADIQDCIDPGDSGDDIELASCPHGQPSKEFSMVASCSCELLSEGVHRAPERLSTADHYSAPAVRCRELPFTQHPSHVPLERFLQSPEAQSVSQSPGGPGDPPGELEGYGSLVGYPWFHGTLSRVRAAQLVLAGGARSHGLFVIRQSETRPGEYVLTFNFQGKAKHLRLSVNENGQCHVHHLWFQTVCDMLRHFHAHPIPLESGGSADITLRSYVQVQCSPTAGGTQRCRHWVTAQQTQMVSLTHGS, from the exons ATGAATGGCTGTGGGGCTCCCAGCAGCCCAGAGCTCTCCTCCTCGTGCCCGCCGCCCGATTGGAAGGAGTTCTGCGAGCTGCACGCCCGCGCCTCCGCTGCCGACTTCGCGCACAAGTTCCAGCGCTTCCTCTGCGAAAACCCATGCTACGACTCACCGGGCGCTGACGCCAGCTTCTCGCAGCACTTTGCCCGCCACTTCCTGGACTGTTTTGCTGCTGCCCTCAGCCAGGCGCGGGAACCAGGCTCTCCGGGCTCCGCCCCCAAGTATAGCATTGTGCCGTTTGCGGGTCTCCGTAGCTGCCCTCCGCCTTACGGCAACAACCTCTACCAGCGACGCAAGGACGCCGGCGCCTCCAGCGAGTCACTGGACAGCATGGACAGCAtagggggtggaggtggagggccTGGGGGAGGCACTGCCCCCCACAAGGTTTCCACACTGGGCCAGTCCCGAAGCTCAGAGGACATTTCTTTGGGTCACCACCACCATCCAAAAGCCCGCTTCAAGAAGGGCTTCTCGTTGCGTAACATGAGCCTGTGTGTGATGGATGGTGTCCGGGAGATCTGGCACCGCCGGGCATCTCCCGAGGGTGACAGGAAAGCTAATGCTAACGGAGGGGGCGCAACAGGGCATGACCGCTGGAGCCAGAAGTTGAGGTTGCCACGTGGTTCACAGACCCACCGGGGAGCCGAAATGCTGGAGATCCAGAGAGAGGGGGCGCTGCGGTACATGGTAGCTGATGACACCAACTGTGTGGGGGCTGCACAGTGGCAGAAGTGCCGTCTACTGCTCCGGAAAACTGCCGCCAACTCGGACGGAGGGGAGAAATTCTTGCTCGAGTTCTATGTGCCGCCTAAG TCATCCAAGCCCAAAGTGAGCATTCCTCTGTCGGCCATCGTGGAGGTCAGGACCACGATGCCTCTGGAGATGCCGGACAAAGACAATACTTTTGTGCTGAAG GTGGAAAACGGCGGCGAATACATCCTGGAGACCATCGACTCCCTGCAGAAGAACTCATGGGTCGCAGACATCCAGGACTGCATAGACCCCGG ggaCAGTGGTGATGACATTGAGCTGGCGTCATGTCCACATGGACAACCTTCCAAAGAATTCTCCATGGTGGCCTCCTGCAGCTGTGAGCTCTTGTCTGAAG gTGTACACCGGGCTCCTGAGAGATTGTCTACTGCTGATCATTACAGTGCCCCAGCTGTCCGCTGTAGGGAACTACCCTTCACTCAGCACCCTTCTCATGTGCCCTTGGAGCGGTTCCTCCAGTCTCCAGAGGCTCAGAGTGTTAGTCAATCACCAG GAGGTCCGGGCGACCCCCCGGGAGAGCTAGAGGGTTACGGCAGTCTGGTGGGTTACCCATGGTTTCATGGGACGCTATCACGAGTTCGAGCGGCTCAGCTCGTGCTGGCAGGTGGTGCTCGGAGCCACGGACTCTTCGTAATCCGTCAGAGTGAGACACGGCCAGGAGAATACGTCCTCACATTTAACTTTCAGGGCAAAGCCAAG CACCTGCGCTTGTCTGTGAATGAGAATGGTCAGTGCCACGTGCATCACCTCTGGTTCCAGACAGTGTGTGACATGCTGAGACACTTCCACGCTCACCCCATCCCTCTGGAGTCTGGAGGCTCCGCAGACATCACTCTCCGCTCCTACGTCCAGGTCCAGTGCAGCCCCACAG CTGGTGGGACTCAAAGATGCAGACACTGGGTAACAGCTCAACAAACCCAAATGGTTTCACTGACTCACGGGAGCTGA
- the LOC136675752 gene encoding SH2B adapter protein 2-like isoform X3, whose translation MNGCGAPSSPELSSSCPPPDWKEFCELHARASAADFAHKFQRFLCENPCYDSPGADASFSQHFARHFLDCFAAALSQAREPGSPGSAPKYSIVPFAGLRSCPPPYGNNLYQRRKDAGASSESLDSMDSIGGGGGGPGGGTAPHKVSTLGQSRSSEDISLGHHHHPKARFKKGFSLRNMSLCVMDGVREIWHRRASPEGDRKANANGGGATGHDRWSQKLRLPRGSQTHRGAEMLEIQREGALRYMVADDTNCVGAAQWQKCRLLLRKTAANSDGGEKFLLEFYVPPKSSKPKVSIPLSAIVEVRTTMPLEMPDKDNTFVLKVENGGEYILETIDSLQKNSWVADIQDCIDPGDSGDDIELASCPHGQPSKEFSMVASCSCELLSEGVHRAPERLSTADHYSAPAVRCRELPFTQHPSHVPLERFLQSPEAQSVSQSPGGPGDPPGELEGYGSLVGYPWFHGTLSRVRAAQLVLAGGARSHGLFVIRQSETRPGEYVLTFNFQGKAKHLRLSVNENGQCHVHHLWFQTVCDMLRHFHAHPIPLESGGSADITLRSYVQVQCSPTAFSLFPSSMPGWLQ comes from the exons ATGAATGGCTGTGGGGCTCCCAGCAGCCCAGAGCTCTCCTCCTCGTGCCCGCCGCCCGATTGGAAGGAGTTCTGCGAGCTGCACGCCCGCGCCTCCGCTGCCGACTTCGCGCACAAGTTCCAGCGCTTCCTCTGCGAAAACCCATGCTACGACTCACCGGGCGCTGACGCCAGCTTCTCGCAGCACTTTGCCCGCCACTTCCTGGACTGTTTTGCTGCTGCCCTCAGCCAGGCGCGGGAACCAGGCTCTCCGGGCTCCGCCCCCAAGTATAGCATTGTGCCGTTTGCGGGTCTCCGTAGCTGCCCTCCGCCTTACGGCAACAACCTCTACCAGCGACGCAAGGACGCCGGCGCCTCCAGCGAGTCACTGGACAGCATGGACAGCAtagggggtggaggtggagggccTGGGGGAGGCACTGCCCCCCACAAGGTTTCCACACTGGGCCAGTCCCGAAGCTCAGAGGACATTTCTTTGGGTCACCACCACCATCCAAAAGCCCGCTTCAAGAAGGGCTTCTCGTTGCGTAACATGAGCCTGTGTGTGATGGATGGTGTCCGGGAGATCTGGCACCGCCGGGCATCTCCCGAGGGTGACAGGAAAGCTAATGCTAACGGAGGGGGCGCAACAGGGCATGACCGCTGGAGCCAGAAGTTGAGGTTGCCACGTGGTTCACAGACCCACCGGGGAGCCGAAATGCTGGAGATCCAGAGAGAGGGGGCGCTGCGGTACATGGTAGCTGATGACACCAACTGTGTGGGGGCTGCACAGTGGCAGAAGTGCCGTCTACTGCTCCGGAAAACTGCCGCCAACTCGGACGGAGGGGAGAAATTCTTGCTCGAGTTCTATGTGCCGCCTAAG TCATCCAAGCCCAAAGTGAGCATTCCTCTGTCGGCCATCGTGGAGGTCAGGACCACGATGCCTCTGGAGATGCCGGACAAAGACAATACTTTTGTGCTGAAG GTGGAAAACGGCGGCGAATACATCCTGGAGACCATCGACTCCCTGCAGAAGAACTCATGGGTCGCAGACATCCAGGACTGCATAGACCCCGG ggaCAGTGGTGATGACATTGAGCTGGCGTCATGTCCACATGGACAACCTTCCAAAGAATTCTCCATGGTGGCCTCCTGCAGCTGTGAGCTCTTGTCTGAAG gTGTACACCGGGCTCCTGAGAGATTGTCTACTGCTGATCATTACAGTGCCCCAGCTGTCCGCTGTAGGGAACTACCCTTCACTCAGCACCCTTCTCATGTGCCCTTGGAGCGGTTCCTCCAGTCTCCAGAGGCTCAGAGTGTTAGTCAATCACCAG GAGGTCCGGGCGACCCCCCGGGAGAGCTAGAGGGTTACGGCAGTCTGGTGGGTTACCCATGGTTTCATGGGACGCTATCACGAGTTCGAGCGGCTCAGCTCGTGCTGGCAGGTGGTGCTCGGAGCCACGGACTCTTCGTAATCCGTCAGAGTGAGACACGGCCAGGAGAATACGTCCTCACATTTAACTTTCAGGGCAAAGCCAAG CACCTGCGCTTGTCTGTGAATGAGAATGGTCAGTGCCACGTGCATCACCTCTGGTTCCAGACAGTGTGTGACATGCTGAGACACTTCCACGCTCACCCCATCCCTCTGGAGTCTGGAGGCTCCGCAGACATCACTCTCCGCTCCTACGTCCAGGTCCAGTGCAGCCCCACAG ctttctctctctttccctcctctATGCCAGGCTGGCTGCAGTAG